Proteins from a genomic interval of Lycium ferocissimum isolate CSIRO_LF1 chromosome 2, AGI_CSIRO_Lferr_CH_V1, whole genome shotgun sequence:
- the LOC132046381 gene encoding thiol-disulfide oxidoreductase LTO1 → MMASLIGVAASSPFPTQTSHLFPSRSNSIPSSLIQLKRDSGSGRRLLFLRLNCSSRQVEDAETESESKAVLPNTTFGDSSISAYNWCAALGGVGFLETSYLTYLKLTNSEAFCPVGDGGSCGDILNSSYSTVFGVPLPLIGMLAYGVVAVLGIQLGQKSMPLGIGEANGRLVLLGTSTSMAAASAYFLYILSTKFTGEFCPYCLASVLLSFGLFISSIKGLGSQEVQKDVGIQLLIVLLVVSTLNNSFSGSQPTDTSSAMAELEYFTTEIKSESTPFAISLAKHLRSVGAKMYGAFWCSHCQDQKQMFGREAAKLLDYVECYPDGFKRGIYMANACQEAKLEAFPTWVINGEVLSGEKKLSELAELSGFEMKELTEAK, encoded by the exons ATGATGGCCAGTCTCATCGGTGTAGCAGCGTCTTCTCCTTTTCCCACCCAAACCTCTCATCTCTTCCCATCTCGCTCTAATTCCATACCTTCTTCTCTCATTCAACTCAAG agAGATTCGGGTTCGGGTCGGCGATTGTTGTTTCTCCGACTGAACTGCTCATCAAGACAGGTCGAAGATGCTGAGACAGAATCAGAATCTAAGGCGGTATTGCCAAATACTACTTTTGGTGATTCAAGCATTTCAGCATACAATTGGTGTGCAGCACTTGGAGGGGTTGggtttcttgaaacttcttacTTGACTTATCTCAAGCTCACTAACTCCGAAGCATTTTGTCCTGTTGGTGATGGGGGCAGTTGCGGTGACATCCTTAATAGCAGCTACTCAACTGTGTTTG GTGTTCCTCTTCCATTGATTGGTATGCTTGCTTATGGAGTAGTTGCGGTACTTGGGATACAATTGGGCCAGAAAAGCATGCCTCTTGGAATTGGTGAAGCTAATGGGCGTTTGGTTTTACTTGGAACAAGTACTTCCATGGCAGCTGCTAGTGCATACTTCTTGTACATCCTAAGCACAAAATTCACTGGGGAATTTTGTCCGTACTGTTTAGCTTCTGTCCTGTTGTCGTTTGGTTTGTTCATCAGCAGTATAAAG GGTTTGGGGTCTCAAGAGGTGCAAAAAGATGTGGGTATACAGTTGCTTATAGTTCTCTTGGTGGTTTCCACCCTAAACAACTCATTCAGTGGCTCTCAGCCTACAGATACCAG TTCTGCTATGGCTGAGCTGGAATATTTTACAACGGAGATCAAATCGGAATCGACACCTTTTGCTATTTCCCTAGCAAAGCACCTGCGTTCAGTTGGAGCAAAGATGTATGGGGCTTTCTGGTGTTCTCACTGCCAGGATCAAAAGCAG ATGTTTGGACGAGAAGCAGCAAAGCTACTAGACTATGTGGAATGCTATCCTGATGGATTCAAGAGAGGAATTTATATGGCCAATGCATGTCAAGAAGCCAAACTCGAAGCGTTCCCTACATGGGTTATCAATGGGGAG GTTCTGAGCGGAGAGAAGAAGCTTTCGGAGCTGGCTGAACTGTCTGGTTTCGAAATGAAAGAACTCACCGAGGCTAAATGA
- the LOC132046384 gene encoding thiosulfate sulfurtransferase 16, chloroplastic-like isoform X1: MTTLSLPSTSFLLLECHGPKNSTNSSRITGSVSMVPVARSQFQPQRRRNLGTSNRNPSFSWMATVGEKVQSSTVPTSVPVRVALELLQAGHRYLDVRTPEEFSDGHAAGAINVPYMFKIGSGMTKNPSFLEEVLEHFGKDDEIIVGCQLGKRSFMAASDLLAAGFTGVTDIAGGYAAWTENGLPTES; this comes from the exons ATGACAACTCTTTCCCTTCCCTCCACCTCATTTTTACTTCTTGAGTGCCATGGTCCCAAGAATTCGACAAATAG CAGCAGGATCACTGGATCAGTATCAATGGTACCAGTGGCTAGGTCTCAATTTCAGCCACAAAGAAGACGTAACCTTGGAACTAGCAATAGAAATCCAAGCTTTAG CTGGATGGCAACAGTTGGAGAGAAAGTGCAGTCCTCCACTGTTCCTACTTCAGTTCCTGTTCGAGTTGCACTTGAATTACTTCAAGCTGGCCATCGTTATCTAGATGTCAG AACCCCTGAAGAGTTCAGTGATGGGCATGCTGCCGGGGCCATAAACGTTCCTTACATGTTTAAAATTGGATCAG GTATGACAAAGAACCCTAGCTTCTTGGAGGAAGTGTTAGAACATTTTGGAAAGGATGATGAAATTATAGTT GGCTGCCAGCTGGGGAAGAGATCATTTATGGCTGCGAGTGATCTTCTAGCTGCT GGATTTACTGGGGTGACTGACATTGCTGGAGGATATGCTGCTTGGACAGAGAATGGACTTCCGACTGAGTCTTGA
- the LOC132046384 gene encoding thiosulfate sulfurtransferase 16, chloroplastic-like isoform X2 → MTTLSLPSTSFLLLECHGPKNSTNSRITGSVSMVPVARSQFQPQRRRNLGTSNRNPSFSWMATVGEKVQSSTVPTSVPVRVALELLQAGHRYLDVRTPEEFSDGHAAGAINVPYMFKIGSGMTKNPSFLEEVLEHFGKDDEIIVGCQLGKRSFMAASDLLAAGFTGVTDIAGGYAAWTENGLPTES, encoded by the exons ATGACAACTCTTTCCCTTCCCTCCACCTCATTTTTACTTCTTGAGTGCCATGGTCCCAAGAATTCGACAAATAG CAGGATCACTGGATCAGTATCAATGGTACCAGTGGCTAGGTCTCAATTTCAGCCACAAAGAAGACGTAACCTTGGAACTAGCAATAGAAATCCAAGCTTTAG CTGGATGGCAACAGTTGGAGAGAAAGTGCAGTCCTCCACTGTTCCTACTTCAGTTCCTGTTCGAGTTGCACTTGAATTACTTCAAGCTGGCCATCGTTATCTAGATGTCAG AACCCCTGAAGAGTTCAGTGATGGGCATGCTGCCGGGGCCATAAACGTTCCTTACATGTTTAAAATTGGATCAG GTATGACAAAGAACCCTAGCTTCTTGGAGGAAGTGTTAGAACATTTTGGAAAGGATGATGAAATTATAGTT GGCTGCCAGCTGGGGAAGAGATCATTTATGGCTGCGAGTGATCTTCTAGCTGCT GGATTTACTGGGGTGACTGACATTGCTGGAGGATATGCTGCTTGGACAGAGAATGGACTTCCGACTGAGTCTTGA
- the LOC132046385 gene encoding protein IQ-DOMAIN 20-like — MRMSKKNWFGSVRKKLFRSSPTITVLHNNTITTRTSSARQSINNNGRTYFISKEDMAALTIQSHFRGHLARRAFKALKSLVRLQAVVRGACVRRQARIALHCMHALARLQVTVRARQLLSKCNDC; from the exons ATGAGGATGTCCAAGAAGAATTGGTTTGGCAGTGTCCGAAAGAAACTATTCAGGTCATCTCCTACTATCACTGTTcttcataacaacacaattaccACAAGGACCAGCAGTGCCAGACAGTCTATAAACAACAATGGCCGcacctattttatttctaaAGAGGATATGGCTGCTCTAACTATCCAATCTCACTTTAGGGGTCATCTT gcaAGACGGGCGTTTAAGGCACTGAAAAGCCTTGTGAGGCTTCAAGCAGTGGTACGTGGGGCATGTGTGAGAAGACAAGCAAGAATAGCTCTGCATTGCATGCACGCCCTAGCGCGGTTGCAAGTAACTGTCCGAGCTAGGCAACTCCTCAGCAAATGCAATGACTGTTGA
- the LOC132046383 gene encoding serine/threonine-protein kinase STY17-like encodes MAMDDNESCGSRAMEATSPRHNRLQRQKHEVYNQVLSRLQDLNLEEVKLPGFEDHLWLHFNRLPVRYASDVNVERAEDVLMHKRLLDLAEDPENRPAFDVRLVQVQPMYNGVSTNTVDVDSSVKEEIPSIHPPPTFGSAPNLQALEIQDNKPVNDGESDINSTSRTTRPMHEITFSTIDKPKTLTQLTNIISEIGLNIEEAHVFSTTDGFSLDVFVVDGWPYEETELLKSEVQKETIRSKEQPQFQAAMNEPGQTSESGSDSVKIPTDGSDDWEIDIRLLKFENKVASGSFGDLYKGTYCSQEVAIKVLKPEHLNMDMVKEFTQEVFIMRKIRHKNVVQFIGACTRPPNLCIVTEFMSRGSIYTFLHKQRGAFKLPTLLKVAIDVSKGMSYLHQNKIIHRDLKTANLLMDEHGVVKVGDFGVARVQVQTGVMTAETGTYRWMAPEVIEHKPYDHKADVFSFGIVVWELLTGEIPYAYLTPLQAAIGVVQQGLRPTIPKSTHPKLVELLEKCWQQDPTERPDFSEILDILQKLTREVGDDGEDRHKDKSISSFFSGLRKGNH; translated from the exons ATGGCGATGGATGATAACGAGAGTTGTGGAAGTAGAGCGATGGAGGCAACGTCACCGAGGCATAATAGGTTACAAAGGCAGAAACATGAAGTGTATAACCAAGTGCTTAGTAGATTACAGGATTTGAATCTCGAAGAGGTTAAATTACCTGGTTTTGAAGACCACCTTTGGCTTCACTTCAATCGCCTCCCTGTTCG ATATGCATCGGATGTGAATGTGGAGAGAGCAGAAGATGTGCTCATGCATAAGAGATTACTGGACCTAGCAGAGGATCCTGAGAATAGACCTGCTTTTGATGTCCGCCTTGTTCAG GTTCAGCCTATGTACAATGGAGTGTCAACCAATACTGTTGATGTAGATTCTTCAGTTAAAGAAGAAATCCCAAG CATTCATCCTCCTCCAACATTTGGTTCAGCACCAAATCTTCAAGCCCTTGAAATTCAGGACAATAAACCTGTAAATGATGGAGAAAGTGATATCAATTCAACTTCGCGTACAACCAG GCCAATGCACGAGATTACTTTTTCAACAATTGACAAGCCAAAAACGCTCACTCAG TTGACCAATATAATTTCTGAGATTGGTCTGAACATTGAAGAGGCCCATGTTTTTTCAACTACTGATGGTTTCTCCTTGGACGTCTTTGTGGTTGATGGATGGCCATATGAG GAGACGGAGTTGCTTAAGAGTGAGGTGCAAAAGGAAACTATAAGGAGCAAG GAGCAACCACAGTTCCAGGCTGCAATGAATGAGCCAGGTCAAACATCTGAATCAGGTTCCGATAGTGTAAAAATACCTACTGATGGATCTGATGACTGGGAAATTGATATCCGTCTGctgaaatttgaaaacaaagtTGCATCTGGGTCATTTGGAGATTT GTATAAAGGCACATACTGTAGCCAGGAAGTGGCTATAAAAGTTCTCAAGCCTGAACATTTGAATATGGATATGGTAAAAGAGTTCACCCAGGAGGTCTTTATAATGAG GAAAATTCGGCACAAAAATGTTGTTCAATTTATAGGGGCATGCACACGACCTCCGAACCTGTGCATCGTGACAG AGTTCATGTCCAGAGGAAGCATCTATACATTTTTGCACAAGCAAAGAGGTGCTTTTAAGCTTCCTACTCTCCTGAAGGTTGCAATTGATGTTTCTAAGGGAATGAGTTATCTGCACCAGAATAAAATAATTCATCGGGATCTGAAGACTGCCAATCTTCTGATGGATGAACATGGA GTTGTTAAGGTTGGTGACTTTGGGGTCGCGAGAGTGCAGGTTCAAACTGGGGTGATGACTGCAGAAACTGGAACATATAGATGGATGGCTCCTGAG GTGATTGAACACAAACCGTATGACCACAAGGCCGATGTTTTCAGCTTTGGTATAGTGGTGTGGGAACTTCTGACTGGAGAA ATTCCATATGCGTACTTAACACCATTACAAGCAGCAATAGGTGTGGTGCAGCAG GGTCTTCGGCCAACAATTCCTAAAAGCACTCATCCAAAGCTTGTTGAACTTCTTGAGAAATGCTGGCAGCAAGACCCAACTGAGAGACCTGATTTCTCGGAGATTTTGGATATTCTGCAGAAACTAACTAGGGAG GTTGGAGATGATGGGGAGGACAGACACAAGGACAAATCCATCAGTAGCTTTTTCTCGGGTCTTAGAAAGGGCAATCACTGA